From Coffea arabica cultivar ET-39 chromosome 2e, Coffea Arabica ET-39 HiFi, whole genome shotgun sequence, the proteins below share one genomic window:
- the LOC113732517 gene encoding annexin D3-like isoform X2, which yields MATLRLPGVVPSPRQDCERLRKAFQGLGTDEKAVIKVLGHRNASQRRIIGETYQQLYNKCLIDDLNAELSGDFRKAVILWIYDPPERDARLANEALNSRSKGVNELQVIVEIACASSPHHLIAVRQAYSILFDSSLEEDIISNVPMPLQKVLVSLVSSYRYDKNVVDSAIANSEAAKLYEVIKTKKLDHDDFLSILSTRNVFQLKETFLHYKKNYGNSIDEDILNCGKGNLESILKVAIWCIDSPEKHFAEVIRASIVGLGTDEDSLTRVIVTRAEIDMMKVKGEYFNTNKTNLDSAVIGDTSGDYQDFLMTLLGTNV from the exons ATGGCTACACTAAGACTTCCAGGTGTTGTTCCTTCTCCAAGACAAGACTGTGAAAGACTCAGAAAAGCCTTCCAAG GCCTGGGAACCGACGAAAAGGCAGTCATAAAGGTGTTGGGACATAGAAATGCAAGTCAGAGGAGGATAATCGGAGAAACTTATCAGCAGCTTTACAATAAGTGCCTCATTGATGATCTAAATGCTGAATTGTCTGGTGACTTCAGG AAAGCTGTTATCCTGTGGATTTATGATCCTCCTGAAAGAGATGCAAGGCTGGCAAATGAAGCCTTGAATTCCAGGAGCAAAGGTGTCAATGAACTGCAAGTAATTGTTGAGATAGCTTGTGCATCATCTCCTCACCATTTGATTGCTGTAAGACAAGCATATTCAATTCTATTCGACAGTTCACTTGAAGAAGACATCATATCAAATGTTCCAATGCCTCTTCAAAAG GTTTTGGTTAGTTTAGTCAGTTCCTATAGATATGACAAGAATGTAGTTGATTCTGCTATTGCCAATTCTGAAGCTGCCAAGCTATATGAAGTTATCAAGACGAAGAAATTAGATCACGATGATTTTCTGTCCATCCTTAGCACCAGAAATGTTTTCCAGCTGAAGGAAACTTTCCTGCATTACAAGAAAAACTATGGAAATTCCATAGATGAG GACATTTTGAATTGTGGCAAAGGCAATTTGGAATCCATTTTGAAGGTGGCCATTTGGTGCATAGACTCCCCTGAAAAACACTTTGCAGAG gtgATTAGAGCTTCCATTGTTGGGCTTGGGACTGATGAGGATTCTCTGACCAGGGTGATAGTAACTCGAGCAGAGATAGATATGATGAAAGTTAAGGGAGAATATTTCAACACCAACAAAACCAATCTTGATAGTGCAGTTATTGGTGACACTTCAGGGGATTATCAAGATTTCCTCATGACCTTACTTGGAACAAATGTTTAA
- the LOC113732517 gene encoding annexin D3-like isoform X1: MATLRLPGVVPSPRQDCERLRKAFQVVQTPPGTTTCLNVVLCCSCILDSWLGLGTDEKAVIKVLGHRNASQRRIIGETYQQLYNKCLIDDLNAELSGDFRKAVILWIYDPPERDARLANEALNSRSKGVNELQVIVEIACASSPHHLIAVRQAYSILFDSSLEEDIISNVPMPLQKVLVSLVSSYRYDKNVVDSAIANSEAAKLYEVIKTKKLDHDDFLSILSTRNVFQLKETFLHYKKNYGNSIDEDILNCGKGNLESILKVAIWCIDSPEKHFAEVIRASIVGLGTDEDSLTRVIVTRAEIDMMKVKGEYFNTNKTNLDSAVIGDTSGDYQDFLMTLLGTNV; this comes from the exons ATGGCTACACTAAGACTTCCAGGTGTTGTTCCTTCTCCAAGACAAGACTGTGAAAGACTCAGAAAAGCCTTCCAAG TAGTACAAACACCTCCTGGTACTACTACATGTTTGAATGTAGTTTTGTGCTGTTCATGTATTCTGGATTCATGGTTAGGCCTGGGAACCGACGAAAAGGCAGTCATAAAGGTGTTGGGACATAGAAATGCAAGTCAGAGGAGGATAATCGGAGAAACTTATCAGCAGCTTTACAATAAGTGCCTCATTGATGATCTAAATGCTGAATTGTCTGGTGACTTCAGG AAAGCTGTTATCCTGTGGATTTATGATCCTCCTGAAAGAGATGCAAGGCTGGCAAATGAAGCCTTGAATTCCAGGAGCAAAGGTGTCAATGAACTGCAAGTAATTGTTGAGATAGCTTGTGCATCATCTCCTCACCATTTGATTGCTGTAAGACAAGCATATTCAATTCTATTCGACAGTTCACTTGAAGAAGACATCATATCAAATGTTCCAATGCCTCTTCAAAAG GTTTTGGTTAGTTTAGTCAGTTCCTATAGATATGACAAGAATGTAGTTGATTCTGCTATTGCCAATTCTGAAGCTGCCAAGCTATATGAAGTTATCAAGACGAAGAAATTAGATCACGATGATTTTCTGTCCATCCTTAGCACCAGAAATGTTTTCCAGCTGAAGGAAACTTTCCTGCATTACAAGAAAAACTATGGAAATTCCATAGATGAG GACATTTTGAATTGTGGCAAAGGCAATTTGGAATCCATTTTGAAGGTGGCCATTTGGTGCATAGACTCCCCTGAAAAACACTTTGCAGAG gtgATTAGAGCTTCCATTGTTGGGCTTGGGACTGATGAGGATTCTCTGACCAGGGTGATAGTAACTCGAGCAGAGATAGATATGATGAAAGTTAAGGGAGAATATTTCAACACCAACAAAACCAATCTTGATAGTGCAGTTATTGGTGACACTTCAGGGGATTATCAAGATTTCCTCATGACCTTACTTGGAACAAATGTTTAA
- the LOC113732516 gene encoding annexin D4-like: MAVADEFGVLTKAFTGLGVDEKSLISILGKWHPEHKQSFRKTTRDIFVEDERQFERWDDRHVQKLQQEFLRFKDAVVLWTMHPWERDARLLREAVYKGPKYGILVEIACTRSSEELLGARRAYHSLFEHSIEEDIAFHIHSSEKKLLVGLVSAYRYEGPKYGEEVAKSEAKILKNVIKDGAKKLHEEEEIVRILTTRSKLHLKAVFKHYKETSGNYLDEDLGDHLILKQTVQCLCKPETYFTEVLDVSLKGIGHDFAKEALTRVIVTRADVDLKLIKEEYHHLSGFTLSHKIEEIANGNFKDFLLTLIARGDQEN; the protein is encoded by the exons ATGGCAGTGGCTGATGAATTTGGAGTTCTCACCAAAGCTTTCACAG GACTTGGTGTTGACGAAAAGTCATTGATCTCAATACTGGGCAAATGGCATCCAGAGCACAAACAATCTTTTAGGAAAACAACCCGTGACATCTTCGTAGAGGATGAACGACAATTTGAGAGATGGGATGATCGACATGTCCAGAAACTTCAACAAGAGTTCTTACGTTTCAAG GATGCTGTGGTGCTTTGGACAATGCATCCATGGGAAAGAGATGCTCGTCTGCTAAGGGAGGCGGTGTACAAGGGTCCAAAGTATGGCATTCTTGTAGAGATTGCTTGTACTAGATCATCGGAGGAACTATTAGGAGCAAGAAGAGCTTACCATTCCCTCTTTGAGCACTCAATTGAGGAAGACATAGCTTTCCATATCCACAGCTCTGAGAAAAAG CTTCTAGTTGGATTAGTAAGTGCGTACCGTTATGAAGGTCCAAAATACGGTGAAGAAGTAGCAAAATCTGAAGCGAAAATACTCAAAAATGTCATAAAAGATGGTGCTAAGAAGCTCCACGAGGAAGAAGAGATTGTCAGGATTCTAACTACAAGAAGCAAGCTTCATCTAAAGGCTGTATTTAAGCATTATAAGGAAACTAGTGGCAATTATTTGGACGAG GATCTTGGTGATCACTTAATTCTAAAACAAACAGTTCAATGCCTTTGCAAGCCAGAGACATACTTTACCGAG GTTTTGGATGTTTCCCTTAAAGGCATTGGGCATGATTTTGCAAAAGAAGCCTTGACCAGAGTTATTGTTACCCGAGCAGATGTAGATTTGAAGCTCATCAAAGAAGAATATCATCACCTTTCTGGGTTTACTCTATCACATAAGATTGAAGAAATAGCCAATGGGAACTTCAAAGATTTTTTGCTTACTTTGATTGCTAGAGGAGATCAAGAAAATTAA